The following are encoded in a window of Bdellovibrio svalbardensis genomic DNA:
- a CDS encoding MlaD family protein: MESQGNTQIKIGIYLAIGTICILGSIFFLGADKALFRRYVKIHAHFEQVQGLAVGSVVSLSGVTVGNVQDITFLPDENKLDVTMSIDEKFLKRIRKESAVEIRTQGALGDKFVLIFPGDPRQPEVKDGDVLPLAKASDLLGILTERGGEAGKIFDVVNEVYKMAHTINAENRMEKIMMNFDTASSNLAQTSKDIQKIVGNSSGGVKLNHSIEKLDSILTKIDKGEGSLGLLINDPSIHNQLKAALGGGGTQRKNQVKTLLRTSIEKED, translated from the coding sequence ATGGAATCACAAGGCAATACTCAAATCAAAATTGGAATCTACCTTGCCATCGGGACCATCTGCATTTTGGGATCGATCTTCTTCTTGGGCGCCGACAAGGCCCTCTTCAGACGATATGTAAAAATCCATGCCCATTTTGAACAGGTGCAGGGACTTGCCGTCGGCAGTGTTGTCTCCCTTTCAGGAGTCACCGTGGGTAACGTGCAGGATATCACCTTCCTGCCTGATGAAAATAAACTTGATGTTACGATGAGCATTGATGAGAAGTTCCTTAAGCGCATTCGCAAGGAATCGGCTGTGGAAATCCGCACCCAAGGCGCCTTGGGTGACAAATTTGTTCTGATCTTCCCAGGCGATCCTCGTCAACCCGAAGTGAAAGACGGAGATGTGCTTCCTTTGGCGAAAGCTTCTGATTTGCTTGGCATCCTTACGGAACGCGGGGGTGAAGCCGGAAAGATCTTTGATGTGGTGAATGAGGTTTACAAGATGGCTCACACTATCAATGCCGAAAACCGCATGGAAAAGATCATGATGAATTTTGATACAGCTTCTTCGAACCTTGCGCAGACAAGCAAAGATATTCAGAAGATCGTTGGCAATTCCAGCGGTGGCGTAAAACTGAATCATTCTATCGAAAAGTTGGATTCGATTCTTACTAAGATTGATAAGGGTGAAGGCTCTTTGGGGCTTTTGATCAATGACCCAAGCATTCACAATCAACTCAAAGCCGCCCTTGGCGGTGGCGGTACTCAACGCAAAAACCAAGTGAAAACCTTGCTTCGCACCTCTATTGAAAAGGAAGACTAG
- a CDS encoding ABC transporter ATP-binding protein, with amino-acid sequence MSNEKPQSFLEVIDFKKSFGEKQVHDGVSFYVRKGECLGLIGGSGTGKSVLLRSLVGLEKPDSGKIIIDGEDIVPKNERELIEVRKKVAYAFQGGALFDSMTVYENLAYPLREHFHFTEKEIAEQIRAQLEEFGLDPSSEKLYPGSLSGGMQKRVGLARSMMMHPQVVLYDEPTAGLDPYNTKKIQESILKMKAKGVTSILVTHDMPTVYAVCDKVALLLNGRIGEQYTIDKLKTEPSGAMTEFINGESA; translated from the coding sequence ATGAGTAATGAAAAACCACAAAGCTTTCTGGAAGTGATTGATTTCAAAAAATCGTTTGGTGAAAAGCAGGTCCACGACGGCGTGAGCTTCTATGTTCGCAAAGGTGAATGTCTGGGCTTAATCGGAGGATCCGGCACCGGTAAAAGCGTTCTCTTACGAAGTCTGGTGGGCTTGGAAAAGCCTGACTCGGGAAAAATTATCATTGATGGCGAAGATATCGTTCCAAAAAATGAACGCGAACTGATCGAAGTTCGCAAAAAAGTTGCCTATGCTTTTCAAGGCGGAGCCCTGTTCGACTCCATGACAGTCTATGAAAACCTGGCTTATCCACTCAGAGAACATTTCCATTTCACAGAAAAGGAAATTGCCGAACAAATTCGCGCGCAGCTTGAAGAATTTGGTCTGGATCCCTCGAGTGAAAAGCTCTATCCAGGCAGCCTTTCAGGCGGTATGCAAAAGCGCGTGGGTTTGGCTCGCTCTATGATGATGCATCCCCAAGTGGTTCTTTATGATGAGCCGACTGCGGGGCTGGATCCTTACAACACAAAAAAAATCCAAGAGTCTATTTTGAAAATGAAAGCCAAGGGCGTGACGTCAATTCTTGTAACCCATGATATGCCGACTGTTTATGCGGTCTGCGACAAGGTCGCCCTGCTTCTGAACGGACGCATCGGCGAACAATATACAATTGACAAGCTGAAAACCGAGCCCTCTGGAGCGATGACTGAATTTATTAACGGAGAGAGTGCATAA